From the genome of Candidatus Polarisedimenticolia bacterium, one region includes:
- a CDS encoding choice-of-anchor D domain-containing protein, which yields MRHFLHLCAGAALVTMLVTGQVVLTQDTNTAVTAGSQVLQAERENKDHAREYEFYRQRTSQNGRPVAPDIYDQALKQWSRVPRAIPSGLRSTIGGATRLSPESVTSLTGVVWTPIGPSPINQGNSRANGRVSSIAINPNNPNVIYQGSSGGGVWRSTDGGLNWTPLTDQQATLGTGEPSAIAVDPSDTSTIYVGTSGRFVLNISKGILKSTDGGGSWIILGSDFPAGNTGNADSLFAGQSINAVIVDPSNSNVVYLGADIGLFRSTDGGRNWTPGTNGFGDARSLVLDPTSPPANRILYAGISGSGIRQSTNGGQSWTQILNVATPAVAAALPAGGGIGQVLVDLAPPTSPANANGIQVLYASMQGTGGAPDPLGLFRSIDQGGTWNLQTSAGIATNTQGGYSFSMSVDPGSPGDGSNDIIYLGAVGATKSSDSGNNFAAVGPGIHVDSHSTWVFFPQPSPTPSIVFTGNDGGIWKSTNGGATWSGTGGPEPTINSGGLQTSLIYNIDVKNDATASATLISLQDNGTPQTTGSFAWTDSQGGDGWDNAFDAITTNNAYNSSGFWPAPCTRVFISTNSGATFPPTVPSANDITPWGLATDQGCYGAPVNTDPSQATVLYASGSQNLWQTQNGGGAWRIIANIGGAAQLKVARANSNNVVAASGTQVFVSTNALAATVGPPTGVTFANITRNLPNRNVARIAFDPNDPTVIYATMSGFGSAIQPRNVFRTTIGGTAWTDISPPVDLPVNAIALDGGPAPTVIYVGNDLGVLRSVDGGANWTVLDDVHMPNVPVTDLVINAPAGVLRAGTYGRGAFAFTQPAGPVIAVNAENGLDFGTVCQGEMPRLTIQVFNVGTSDLVINSVQRLFGSTGFTVLPNPSTPVTISPNSEVDFTVQFSPTVASGTESAQIRISSNDPGAPYFDLMATASVGSPGIATVIADNGSYGDVCRNTFKDLDLTINNNGDCDLRVTNITSSSAEFQTAGVVSYPLVIAPGDSLAVPIRFAPVSLGAKSANITIASNDPDFPSTVVHVTGSVPAPDVRVTGSTAFGDVCAGTLAEQTVSVCNVGPCDLHVTSVAFEPPCAD from the coding sequence AACAAGGACCATGCCAGGGAGTATGAGTTCTACCGCCAGCGCACATCCCAAAATGGCCGCCCCGTCGCCCCCGACATCTATGACCAGGCGCTGAAGCAATGGTCGAGGGTTCCGAGGGCCATTCCTTCCGGCCTTCGCAGCACCATCGGCGGAGCAACCAGACTATCTCCTGAATCCGTCACAAGCCTTACAGGAGTCGTGTGGACCCCAATTGGCCCGAGTCCCATCAATCAGGGGAACAGTCGGGCGAACGGGCGGGTCAGCTCGATCGCGATCAATCCCAACAATCCCAATGTGATCTATCAGGGCTCTTCCGGCGGCGGGGTATGGCGGTCCACTGATGGAGGCCTCAACTGGACGCCGCTGACCGACCAGCAAGCCACCCTAGGGACCGGCGAGCCGAGCGCCATCGCGGTTGACCCGAGCGACACCAGCACGATCTACGTCGGGACCAGCGGGCGCTTCGTCCTCAACATCTCCAAGGGCATCCTGAAGTCCACCGACGGCGGCGGAAGTTGGATCATTCTGGGTTCTGATTTCCCCGCTGGCAACACAGGCAACGCCGACAGTCTGTTTGCCGGCCAGAGCATCAACGCGGTCATCGTGGATCCCTCCAACAGCAACGTCGTCTACCTTGGAGCCGACATCGGCCTGTTCCGCTCGACGGATGGTGGCCGGAACTGGACACCGGGAACCAACGGCTTCGGCGACGCCCGCTCGCTCGTTCTGGATCCCACTTCACCGCCGGCCAACCGCATCCTCTATGCGGGAATCAGCGGAAGCGGCATTCGTCAGTCGACCAACGGCGGACAAAGCTGGACCCAGATACTGAACGTCGCCACTCCGGCGGTGGCCGCGGCCTTGCCGGCAGGTGGTGGCATCGGACAGGTGCTCGTCGACCTCGCTCCGCCCACCTCACCGGCCAACGCGAACGGCATCCAGGTACTGTACGCTTCGATGCAGGGGACCGGTGGAGCGCCCGATCCTCTCGGACTGTTCCGCAGCATCGATCAGGGCGGAACCTGGAATCTCCAGACCAGCGCGGGGATCGCGACGAACACTCAAGGCGGCTATAGCTTCTCGATGAGCGTCGACCCAGGGTCTCCCGGCGATGGCTCGAACGACATCATCTATCTCGGGGCGGTGGGAGCGACCAAGTCCAGCGACTCGGGGAACAACTTCGCCGCGGTCGGTCCCGGCATCCACGTTGATTCTCATTCCACGTGGGTCTTCTTTCCGCAGCCTTCTCCCACTCCCTCCATCGTGTTTACGGGCAACGACGGAGGGATCTGGAAATCGACGAACGGGGGAGCGACCTGGAGCGGAACGGGAGGACCGGAGCCGACGATCAACTCTGGCGGCTTGCAAACCAGCCTGATCTACAACATCGACGTCAAGAATGACGCGACCGCCAGCGCCACGCTGATCTCCCTTCAGGACAATGGGACCCCTCAGACGACGGGCAGCTTCGCCTGGACCGACAGCCAGGGCGGTGACGGTTGGGACAACGCGTTCGATGCCATCACCACGAACAACGCTTACAACTCGAGCGGCTTCTGGCCGGCCCCCTGCACGCGCGTCTTCATATCGACCAACAGCGGAGCGACTTTCCCACCGACGGTGCCTTCGGCCAACGACATCACGCCCTGGGGCCTGGCGACGGATCAGGGATGCTACGGCGCCCCGGTGAACACCGATCCGAGCCAGGCGACTGTCCTCTATGCCAGTGGCAGCCAGAATCTCTGGCAGACTCAGAACGGCGGAGGGGCATGGCGCATCATCGCAAACATTGGAGGAGCAGCACAGCTGAAGGTCGCTCGAGCCAACTCGAACAATGTGGTGGCTGCTTCCGGAACCCAGGTGTTCGTCTCGACCAATGCATTGGCCGCCACCGTCGGACCACCGACGGGTGTGACCTTTGCAAACATCACGCGTAACCTCCCGAACCGGAACGTCGCGCGGATCGCTTTCGACCCGAACGATCCCACGGTGATCTATGCGACGATGTCGGGCTTCGGGAGCGCCATCCAGCCAAGAAATGTCTTCCGCACCACCATCGGCGGCACCGCCTGGACTGACATTTCTCCCCCGGTGGATTTGCCCGTCAACGCCATTGCCCTGGATGGGGGTCCCGCCCCAACCGTGATTTACGTCGGCAACGATTTGGGAGTGCTGCGATCGGTGGATGGAGGGGCCAACTGGACCGTCCTCGATGACGTACACATGCCCAACGTGCCCGTCACCGATCTGGTGATCAACGCGCCGGCCGGTGTGCTGCGGGCCGGCACGTACGGGCGGGGCGCGTTTGCGTTCACTCAGCCGGCGGGCCCCGTCATTGCGGTTAACGCCGAGAACGGGCTGGATTTCGGGACCGTGTGCCAGGGGGAGATGCCGCGCCTGACCATCCAGGTGTTCAACGTCGGGACGAGCGACCTGGTGATCAACAGCGTGCAACGTCTGTTCGGCTCGACAGGCTTCACGGTCCTGCCGAACCCGAGCACACCGGTGACGATCAGCCCGAACTCGGAAGTCGACTTCACGGTGCAGTTCAGCCCGACGGTGGCCTCGGGCACCGAGTCGGCCCAGATCCGCATCAGCAGCAACGATCCGGGGGCACCGTACTTCGATCTGATGGCCACCGCCAGCGTGGGGAGTCCCGGGATCGCCACGGTCATCGCGGACAACGGGTCCTACGGCGACGTCTGTCGGAACACGTTCAAGGATCTGGATCTGACCATCAACAACAACGGCGACTGCGACCTGCGCGTGACGAACATCACCTCCTCGTCGGCGGAGTTCCAGACGGCGGGAGTCGTGTCGTACCCGCTGGTGATCGCGCCGGGCGACTCGCTGGCGGTGCCGATCCGGTTCGCCCCCGTCAGCCTCGGCGCCAAGTCGGCCAACATCACCATAGCCAGCAACGACCCGGACTTCCCGTCGACGGTGGTGCACGTGACGGGGAGCGTGCCGGCGCCGGACGTGCGGGTGACGGGTTCCACGGCCTTCGGCGACGTGTGCGCCGGGACCCTCGCCGAGCAGACGGTGTCGGTGTGCAACGTGGGACCGTGCGACCTGCACGTGACCTCGGTGGCGTTCGAGCCGCCGTGTGCTGATTT